In a single window of the Rhizoctonia solani chromosome 16, complete sequence genome:
- a CDS encoding Ras-related protein RABA4b — protein sequence MFPTIARRLEDKDELRLRENDQLGSISVLPLGHDEDAYYQFKIIVIGPSGVGKTMLLQYLMKPDTDRLDTLQATTKLRMDISSRFMTKDGVLLKAEIWDTVGQETYHSITPSLYREVNGVMLVYNLAKRETFNPCESWRGVLEERVQNLGQIPVILVGNNSISKIKERSQRKKDRAMRVDIISLVSRV from the exons ATGTTTCCAACTATTGCTAGGAGACTCGAAGATAAGGACGAGCTTAGACTAAGAGAAAATGATCAGCTTGGAT CCATATCTGTCCTTCCGCTCGGGCACGACGAGGATGCCTACTACCAGTTTAAGATAATTGTTATCGGACCTTCAGGAGTAGGAAAAACGATGC TGCTTCAATACCTGATGAAACCGGATACAGATAGACTGGATACACTGCAAGCCACAACCAAACTTCGAATGGACATCTCGAGTCGTTTTATGACGAAAGACGGTGTTTTGTTGAAGGCAGAGATATGGGACACTG TCGGTCAAGAAActtatcactcaatcacccCTTC GCTTTACCGGGAAGTTAACGGGGTAATGTTGGTCTACAACTTGGCAAAGAGAGAAACCTTCAATCCCTGCGAAAGCTGGCGGGGGGTGCTCGAAGAGCGTGTTCAAAATCTTGGGCAAATACCAGTTATTCTTGTGGGTAACAACTCGATCTCGAAGATCAAAGAGAGGTCACAACGAAAGAAGGACAGAGCTATGCGGGTGGATATCATATCTTTGGTTTCGAGGGTTTAG
- a CDS encoding Ras domain-containing protein, translated as MVDTRQLQGLSEGDPLGAIDNTAPERPQPSHTPSLPPYSPALGKIRLLTVTYCPSEDAEATSHTALIPWTNDYEATLISSKEAFEQYFPPGSSQRRRWLTTRVQTSSGVTWAEFRPVLFSQVVGELGVELRLCEDRPPKLDVTVLPIGHERLAAEEESYYQFKIITVGQRSVGKSMMLQYFTKPEEERLETLSSTVGPSMDIANRFMTAHGELVKTVLWDTAGQEAFRAMTKPLYRGTHGVFLVYSIADTESFDKCLEWLTEVRAHVDENAPIILIGNQVDRTGERTVETNSARAFARKQLAVHEDVL; from the exons ATGGTTGATACCCGCCAACTGCAGGGATTGAGCGAGGGGGATCCCTTGGGAGCCATTGACAATACTGCGCCTGAGCGGCCACAACCATCGCATACTCCG AGCTTGCCGCCATATAGCCCAGCCCTAGGGAAGATTCGGTTGCTAACTGTCACTTACTGCCCATCAGAGGATGCAGAAGCCACATCGCATACTGCCCTGATTCCTTGGACAAATGATTACGAAGCAA CTTTGATATCCTCTAAAGAAGCGTTCGAGCAATATTTCCCACCTGGTTCCTCGCAACGCCGGCGTTGGCTCACCACACGTGTCCAAACATCTTCCGGGGTAACATGGGCAGAGTTCCGACCTGTGTTATTTTCGCAAGTAGTTGGAGAGCTTGGAGTCGAGCTTCGCCTTTGTGAAGATCGTCCGC CCAAGCTTGATGTGACTGTCCTCCCTATCGGACATGAACGATTGGCCGCAGAGGAAGAGTCGTACTATCAGTTCAAAATCATTACTGTTGGACAGAGGAGCGTGGGAAAGTCGATGA TGTTGCAATACTTTACCAAACCCGAAGAAGAGCGGCTCGAGACTTTGTCCAGTACAGTTGGTCCAAGTATGGATATCGCCAATCGTTTTATGACTGCCCACGGAGAACTCGTCAAGACTGTGTTATGGGATACAG CTGGCCAAGAGGCTTTTCGTGCAATGACCAAGCC ACTCTATCGTGGTACCCACGGGGTCTTTCTTGTGTACAGTATTGCCGACACGGAATCCTTCGATAAATGTCTTGAATGGCTGACTGAAGTTCGCGCACACGTTGATGAAAATGCACCAATTATACTGATCGGAAACCAAGTCGACCGAACAGGAGAGAGAACAGTAGAGACAAACTCTGCTCGGGCATTCGCACGTAAGCAGCTCGCTGTACACGAGGATGTGCTCTAG
- a CDS encoding D-lactaldehyde dehydrogenase encodes MPSIKANETVLVTGASGFIAVWVCRTLLEAGYNVKGTVRSTSKGDYLSNLFKSYGDRFQYIIVEDEGAFDEAVKGVHGIAHTASPFHFASEDPKDIIDPAIKGTTGVLESAHKFGSAVKRVVITSSVASVTDGMYHLKPQEPYIRRWNDWNTLSEKEIEEKGKYASGSEKYCASKTLAEKAAWEFVKNIKPNWDIATCCPSLVLGPFLHQVSNPNALNTSIATLYNFMHNKESISKEHCSYPIYIALAHVRALEVEEAGGQRFITSSGPFCWQDALDVLDLPPEFPRGIPGSGKALNHIVFSHTKANKMLGIEFKGLQECVRDTVKDLEKHGWGVMV; translated from the exons ATGCCCTCTATTAAAGCAAACGAGACTGTTTTGGTTACTG GTGCGAGCGGATTTATTGCTGTCTGGGTGTGTCGAACTCTTCTCGAAGCCGGGTATAACGTCAA AGGCACAGTGCGCTCTACCTCCAAAGGCGATTATCTGTCCAACCTATTCAAATCATACGGCGACAGATTCCAATACATAATAGTTGAAGAT GAGGGCGCCTTCGATGAAGCAGTCAAAGGGGTACATGGTATTGCGCATACTGCTTCACCGTTCCATTTCGCCAGCGAGGATCCAAAGG ATATAATTGATCCGGCTATCAAAGGCACAACTGGGGTTCTGGAAAGCGCACATAAATTCGGATCGGCTGTCAAGCGTGTAGTAATCACATCCAGTGTGGCGTCGGTTACGGACGGGATGTATCACCTCAAACCCCAGGAACCATATATACGGAGGTGG AACGACTGGAACACGCTTTCCGAGAAGGAGATTGAAGAAAAAGGCAAATATGCGTCGGGATCAGAGAAGTACTGCGCTAGCAAGACTCTCGCTGAAAAAGCTGCATGGGAATTTGTCAAGAACATCAAGCCCAATTGGGACATTGCTACCTGCTGCCCATCTCTC GTCCTCGGCCCTTTTTTACATCAAGTTTCTAACCCCAATGCTCTGAATACTTCAATCGCCACTTTATATAATTTTATGCATAACAAGGAATCGATTAGTAAGGAACATTGCTCGTACCCAATTT ATATTGCATTGGCACATGTACGCGCGCTCGAAGTCGAAGAAGCAGGCGGACAGAGGTTCATCACGTCTTCGGGGCCCTTTTGTTGGCAAGATGCTT TGGATGTTCTCGATCTTCCCCCTGAATTTCCCCGTGGGATTCCGGGGTCCGGTAAAGCACTCAACCACATCGTTTTCAGCCACACCAAAGCCAACAAGATGCTTGGGATTGAATTCAAGGGTTTGCAAGAATGTGTGCGTGATACGGTTAAAGATCTAGAGAAGCATGGGTGGGGGGTCATGGTATAA
- a CDS encoding Fungal specific transcription factor domain, translating to MRPASCRAPDALYILDSAAPTPTISALISQCLTHILPQILRSTVEARVWSAAGANSNAMAFGPYVVAVNGENQRIYELEESIRAIESRPRRSRRGSPESPSNAPEAWFTATVPILNANQYDQSYFTPQLIDLPASVDWSPDMAIDSPALSFEMYEPSSSGPLRQGRSTQDWLFNTPSYASHNVLRACDCLFAIITLHDFLIASFMARRREYGLQIDEESFLTSFALPPDHPSAVRPALRNAVYLLACHALSTRTPALAQYESLFVDKVRQGIANSLETAQEDSGGLFTGVILASILLARYLLIMGRIREAYHQTASVARFAISCGLHQLSTLDLRSHSPGSRAPLLLPPPTDFIALGERIHAFWAIYNLDRTISAVAGLPSTFGDDGSDGVDARERITTLWPRPLREYRSPEQLMHTPQSTISDYFSNVTLNGSALALAYASQLKISLAQHGRAAYGDPAMHQIGAQLAGLLRRAQPTTGLDILVGVCCAFTLGFLKRASGADQVTEQLEKSLAYLRSAHVVLADPHLEDRDLP from the exons ATGCGCCCTGCTTCGTGTCGGGCTCCCGACGCACTATATATCCTGGACAGCGCAGCACCAACGCCCACCATATCCGCCCTCATTTCACAATGCCTTACTCATATACTCCCGCAAATCCTACGCTCCACCGTGGAG GCGCGTGTCTGGAGTGCCGCCGGCGCAAACTC AAATGCGATGGCATTCGGCCCATATGTGGTTGCTGTCAACGGGGAAAAC CAGCGGATTTATGAGCTCGAAGAGTCAATTCGGGCAATCGAGTCCCGGCCAAGACGCTCCCGTCGCGGGTCTCCAGAATCCCCTAGCAATGCACCTGAAGCTTGGTTCACAGCTACAGTGCCGATATTGAATGCTAATCAGTATGATCAATCATACTTTACGCCTCAGTTGATCGACTTGCCCGCGTCCGTGGACTGGTCTCCAGATATGGCTATCGATTCACCTGCCTTATCCTTTGAAA TGTACGAACCTTCATCCTCTGGCCCATTAAGGCAAGGTCGATCTACGCAAGACTGGCTTTTTAATACGCC CTCGTATGCCTCCCACAATGTCCTTCGAGCCTGCGACTGTCTCTTTGCTATCATCACCCTGCATGACTTTCT GATCGCATCATTCATGGCTCGCCGCCGTGAATATGGTCTTCAGATCGATGAAGAGAGCTTTCTCACTAGCTTTGCGCTCCCACCGGATCACCCATCTGCTGTTCGCCCG GCTCTGCGTAATGCCGTATACTTGCTGGCATGCCACGCACTCAGCACACGAACCCCCGCACTGGCACAATATGAGTCGTTGTTCGTGGATAAAGTTCGCCAGGGCATCGCCAACTCTCTCGAGACAGCACAAGAAGACAGCGGAGGCTTATTCACTGGTGTCATCTTAGCGTCGATATTACTTGCTCGGTATCTCCTCATTATGGGGCGGATTCGTGAGGCATATCACCAGACAGCGTCTGTCGCTCGGTTCG CTATTAGCTGTGGACTTCATCAACTGTCAACATTAGATCTTAGGTCTCACAGCCCTGGGTCCCGAGCTCCCCTACTACTTCCTCCCCCAACGGACTTCATAGCCCTTGGagagcgcatacatgcatTTTGGGCAATATACAATTTGGACCGGACCATATCTGCTGTAGCTGGACTTCCTTCGACATTTGGTGACGACGGCTCCGATGGTGTTGATGCACGAGAACGGATAACCACGTTATGGCCACGTCCCTTGCGGGAATATCGATCCCCA GAACAACTCATGCATACACCCCAGTCAACTATCTCCGACTATTTCTCCAACGTCACCCTCAATGGATCG GCACTCGCGCTCGCGTACGCGTCCCAGCTCAAAATATCGTTAGCGCAGCACGGCCGTGCGGCCTACGGCGACCCGGCTATGCACCAAATTGGAGCCCAACTTGCCGGGCTTCTCAGGCGGGCCCAGCCTACAACAGGTTTGGATATTCTGGTTGGG GTGTGCTGTGCGTTCACTCTCGGATTTTTGAAACGCGCCTCGGGTGCAGACCAAGTGACCGAGCAACTCGAAAAAAGTCTAGCGTATCTCCGTAGTGCTCATGTTGTTCTTG CGGACCCGCACCTCGAGGATCGGGATCTACCATGA
- a CDS encoding oligosaccharyltransferase complex subunit, giving the protein MVKLLGLLSAAWYAVSHVAAISSTGNSVLVVLDPKLKRDDYSAFFNGLKKRGYNLTFRAPKDVSPAIAEFDVPAFSHVILFAPNSKAHPLVTPNLPPILFSGVNFALNDNPRVFSILRAPVESFAADSEDDVNAETVAEMADRGGEGFWAGNSMSVVAGFQVAGGARAAWVGGVSVFSDEFAKAEVSPGKPSGNAQFSQDLASWTFQESLVYRIDSVNHRLASTPAHNATIAPTRYTVKDNVVYEIHVSKFDGQTGEWTPDSGIEDMQLDFTMLDPHIRVNLPGVKTEPGVYRVEFRAPDRHGVFKFIVDWRRKGYTYLESSTTVSVVPPRHDGYPRFLSAAWPYYVGAISTSVGFIAFCALWLLGDNTQKVKGRRKVE; this is encoded by the exons ATGGTGAAGCTCCTTGGGCTGTTGTCTGCGGCATGGTATGCAGTGAGCCATGTTGCCGCCATCTCGAGCACAGGAAACTCGGTGTTGGTCGTCTTGGATCCGAAATTGAAGCGAGACGATTATTCCGCTTTCTTTAATGGGCTCAAAA AACGGGGGTACAACTTGACGTTCCGGGCGCCGAAAGACGTGTCACCGGCAATTGCTGAATTCGACGTCCCCGCGTTCTCGCATGTCATTCTGTTTGCTCCAAACAGTAAAG CACACCCACTTGTCACGCCAAACCTTCCACCTATCCTCTTCTCGGGCGTCAACTTTGCATTAAACGATAACCCTCGAGTGTTTTCGATTTTGCGTGCCCCAGTGGAGAGTTTCGCAGCCGACTCTGAAGACGATGTAAACGCCGAGACTGTTGCGGAGATGGCAGACCGAGGCGGCGAGGGCTTCTGGGCGGGGAACAGCATGTCAGTTGTCGCCGGATTCCAAGTCGCCGGGGGCGCTCGTGCAGCCTGGGTAGGAGGCGTGAGCGTGTTCAGTGATGAATTTGCCAAGGCAGAGGTCTCTCC TGGTAAACCCTCTGGCAATGCCCAGTTCAGTCAAGATCTTGCTAGCTGGACATTCCAAGAATCTCTAGTGTACCGTATCGATAGCGTCAACCACCGTTTAGCTTCTACCCCCGCGCACAACGCCACCATCGCCCCTACTCGTTATACAGTCAAGGACAACGTTGTCTACGAAATCCACGTGTCCAAGTTCGACGGGCAAACTGGAGAGTGGACTCCCGATTCTGGAATCGAGGATATGCAATTGGACTTTACCATGCTCGACCCTCACATCAGGGTTAATTTGCCTGGGGTCAAAACTGAGCCTGGTGTATATCGCGTCGAGTTCCGCGCTCCTGACCGACACGGTGTCTTCAAATTCATTGTCGACTGGAGGCGAAAAGG ATATACTTATCTTGAATCGTCGACCACCGTATCGGTTGTTCCCCCGCGACATGATGGATACCCTAGGTTTCTGTCTGCCGCGTGGCCGTACTACGTGGGTGCTATTAGCACCAGCGTTGGTTTCATTGCCTTCTGCGCCTTGTGGTTGCTTGGAGACAATACTCAAAAAGTAAAGGGCAGGAGAAAGGTTGAATAA
- a CDS encoding homeobox domain protein, protein MSSHTLVVNRTPVPYSPTGRHPYNGFRNTQSTHYPRAFCHYTPVASAYTSSAQMVVTLDGAPSLRPSVKSRKRVTPHQLKHLERVFASETHPSRGSREELARELGMELKSVTIWFQNKRQSIKRNVLTNGGPSRTSSTCDDSMSEGRSSPPLCWSSSESQATDSKPATPRDENDLKFDEDDVHYKETLAAQALCDLLLSAPRCNTPST, encoded by the exons ATGTCGTCGCACACGCTCGTTGTTAACCGCACCCCGGTCCCCTACTCGCCTACTGGCAGGCATCCGTACAACGGTTTCCGTAACACGCAAAGTACTCACTACCCTCGAGCCTTTTGCCACTACACTCCGGTAGCTTCCGCGTATACCTCTTCTGCTCAAATGGTGGTCACCCTCGATGGAGCCCCTTCCCTGCGCCCTTCGGTCAAGTCACGAAAACGGGTAACTCCCCACCAGCTCAAGCACCTTGAGCGTGTGTTTGCCAGTGAAACACATCCATCGAGAGGCAGCCGTGAAGAACTTGCTCGTGAACTTGGAAT GGAGCTCAAATCCGTCACAATCTGGTTCCAAAACAAGCGCCAGTCAATCAAGCGCAACGTGCTCACCAACGGCGGCCCCAGCCGCACATCTTCTACGTGTGATGACTCTATGTCCGAGGGCCGCTCGTCGCCTCCACTCTGTTGGTCGAGCTCCGAGTCTCAAGCCACCGACTCGAAACCCGCAACGCCTCGTGACGAAAACGACCTCAAGTTTGATGAGGATGATGTTCACTACAAGGAGACACTCGCCGCTCAGGCACTATGCGACCTCCTTCTCAGTGCTCCGCGATGCAATACTCCCTCTACATGA
- a CDS encoding Ras-related protein Rab-11A: protein MGENSAYDYLFKVVLIGDSGVGKSNLLSRFTRNEYNVESKSTIGVEFATRSINVDGKTVKAQIWDTAGQERYRAITSAYYRGAVGALLVYDISKHATYVNVTRWLKELRDHADSNIVIMLALAVEHGLFFIETSAMDASNVEAAFQNILTEVYRIVSSKALESSADPIKPTGGETITVTPTVDNNANAAGGKCC from the exons ATGGGAGAGAACAGCGCTTACGATTACCTTTTCAAGGTCGTACTTATCGGGGATTCTGGTGTCGGAAAGTCGAACT TGCTCTCTCGATTCACACGTAATGAATATAATGTCGAGTCCAAATCAACCATTGGCGTCGAGTTTGCCACCCGTTCAATTAATGTGGACGGCAAGACTGTAAAGGCACAAATTTGGGATACCG CCGGACAAGAGCGTTATCGAGCCATTACCTCTGC GTACTATCGCGGAGCTGTCGGCGCACTCTTGGTATACGACATCTCCAAGCACGCCACCTATGTCAATGTCACTCGCTGGCTCAAGGAATTACGCGACCACGCAGACTCGAACATTGTTATTATGCTC GCTCTTGCAG TTGAACATGGGCTGTTCTTTATTGAGACTTCAGCCATGGATGCATCCAATGTTGAAGCTGCATTCCAGAATATTTTAACTG AGGTATATCGAATCGTGTCCAGCAAGGCTCTTGAGTCATCCGCAGATCCGATCAAGCCTACTGGGGGTGAGACGATCACCGTGACACCCACAGTCGACAACAACGCCAATGCCGCTGGCGGCAAGTGCTGCTAA
- a CDS encoding L-aminoadipate-semialdehyde dehydrogenase produces the protein MILGAMRAGLVPFPISPRTHLPGIAHLLKSTQTSLVVAGGSQTIDATISQLSDNLAEINFSVQFVELPSLGRVLPELGNTEQESEHKPFPPLKAISGDGIINILHSSGSTGMPRSVKFHLEGVFKNIITQPLGWITLCPESHPCVPTSNLTIEAAAATKCLHMVCVPAFLEMWSQEEAAVAYLRQMKSVVFGGGPLAEAIGNKLVDQGRSLIYFTLDWSNNPESGVHIHSCYGATEFGGINEVSDMDDLSDWSYVKFSSHVDTRFIPQHDEDNSFELVFVVSDDHKPFELNSEIDGKPAYRTKDLVVRHPFKPDLWKFVGRLDDQIILLNGEKTNPGPMDVTYSFSPRETDNHSRRPCTSPSTHTQGYHPSLGCLKLYASDIEEMYLDLEKDSSTTDGIQPPQSWDSTEDIEAWISRGVQNLLGREVNSHSYNALRMLKSTLHASSDSKVQFAATKINQQTIFGKPTVRQLAQLVFQLAKNGDTTVDPVVEALQSIRAMIEKYDAEWPRQEAREIQPVKKERVVVTGTTGGLGSHLLAQLLENDVVEKVWAMNRKSSKGNREREVASFEDKLLDLNLLKSEKLVFVDTDLEDPKLGLSDETYDEIRREATVIIHNAWQVNFNLSLQSFEPSIRGARNLLDLAFHSTAPSGLPRFAFASSISVAGFAGPGRQLSEVSVTPEMAATSIGYGQSKLVTEKLLESARNSGLQTCTVRLGQLTGDARSGAWTTTDWVPSLIGSSVDKELPPVIHTSHPRPVPWVDIMNAFSASLVPRTNSQLPVVRFGEWNKLVIEAAASFKGSEGDRYKRFPSTKIQSTVDGMVLADDELRSREEVEM, from the exons ATGATTCTCGGAGCCATGAGAGCAGGCTTAGTT CCATTCCCTATATCTCCGCGAACACACCTCCCTGGTATCGCTCATCTTTTGAAATCGACTCAAACATCACTGGTTGTTGCCGGAGGCTCGCAGACTATTGATGCCACTATCTCCCAACTTTCCGACAACTTGGCCGAAATCAATTTCTCAGTTCAGTTTGTAGAGCTTCCATCATTGGGTCGCGTTTTACCAGAACTGGGCAATACTGAACAGGAATCCGAACATAAGCCTTTTCCCCCTCTGAAAGCTATATCTGGTGATGGAATCATCAATATTTTGCATAGTTCTGGTTCGACAGGTATGCCAAGATCGGTCAAGTTTCATCTCGAGGGCGTATTCAAGAATATAATCACCCAGC CACTTgggtggat TACTCTTTGCCCCGAGTCACATCCCTGTGTACCGACGTCAAACTTAACAATCGAGGCGGCAGCCGCCACAAAATGTTTACATATGGTATGCGTACCGGCATTCTTGGAG ATGTGGTCTCAAGAAGAAGCCGCTGTGGCTTATCTACGTCAAATGAAGAGCGTA GTGTTTGGCGGAGGACCTCTGGCTGAAGCGATCGGTAACAAGCTAGTTGACCAAGGCAGGTCGCTCATATATTTTACCCTTGATTGGTCTAATAATCCTGAGTCAGGTGTTCACATCCATTCGTGCTATGGTGCAACCGAGTTCGGGGGCATAAATGAAGTTTCGGATATGGATGACCTCAGCGATTGGAGTTACGTCAAGTTCTCGTCTCACGTTGATACACGGTTCATTCCACAACATGACGAGGATAATTCGTTTGAGCTTGTATTTGTG GTATCAGATGACCATAAGCCCTTCGAACTTAACTCTGAGATTGACGGCAAGCCTGCGTACAGGACCAAGGATCTAGTTGTCCGCCATCCTTTCAAACCCGATTTGTGGAAATT TGTTGGGCGACTTGATGATCAAATTATCCTTCTCAATGGCGAGAAAACCAACCCGGGTCCTATGG ACGTCACCTACTCATTCTCGCCTCGAGAAACAGACAATCATTCTCGTAGACCCTGCACGTCCCCTTCCACGCACACCCAAGGGTACCATCCCTCGCTCGGCTGCCTCAAACTATATGCAAGTgatattgaagaaatgtACCTCGACCTCGAGAAGGATTCCAGTACAACCGACGGAATCCAGCCTCCTCAGTCATGGGATAGCACTGAAGATATCGAAGCTTGGATCAGCAGGGGAGTTCAGAATCTTTTAGGTCGAGAAGTCAAC TCTCACAGCTACAATGCTCTTCGCATGCTTAAGAGCACCCTACATGCCTCATCAGATTCGAAGGTTCAATTCGCAGCGACAAAAATTAATCAACAAACTATCTTTGGAAAACCTACCGTCAGGCAACTTGCTCAACTAGTCTTCCAGCTCGCCAAGAACGGTGATACTACTGTCGATCCTGTTGTGGAAGCGCTCCAAAGCATTCGTGCCATGATCGAAAAATACGACGCTGAGTGGCCTCGCCAAGAAGCTCGTGAAATTCAGCCGGTGAAGAAGGAGCGTGTGGTCGTAACTGGTACTACGGGCGGGCTCGGCTCTCATCTACTTGCACAACTACTGGAAAACGATGTGGTCGAAAAGGTGTGGGCGATGAACCGTAAATCAAGCAAGGGAAATAGAGAGAGGGAGGTTGCGTCCTTTGAAGATAAGCTTTTGGATCTGAATTTGCTGAAAAGCGAGAAGCTGGTCTTCGTCGATACCGACCTTGAGGATCCTAAGCTTGGCCTAAGCGATGAAACATACGATGAA ATTCGAAGAGAAGCTACTGTTATCATACATAATGCATGGCAGGTCAACTTCAATCTTAGCCTCCAGTCCTTTGAGCCAAGTATCCGCGGGGCTCGAAACCTCCTTGATCTCGCATTCCATTCTACGGCACCTAGCGGTCTTCCACGATTCGCATTTGCTTCATCGATCTCTGTAGCAGGCTTTGCCGGTCCCGGAAGGCAGCTAAGCGAGGTTTCGGTCACTCCGGAGATGGCTGCAACTAGCATCGGATACGGGCAAAGTAAGCTAGTAACCGAGAAG CTCCTTGAATCAGCTAGGAATTCAGGCCTACAAACATGTACGGTCCGACTTGGACAGCTTACCGGGGACGCCAGGAGTGGTGCATGGACCACGACAGATTGGGTACCATCGCTCATAGGTTCTTCTGT GGACAAAGAGCTACCGCCAGTAATTCACACCTCCCACCCTCGACCTGTGCCCTGGGTAGATATTATGAACGCATTCTCTGCCTCGCTCGTGCCTCGCACTAACTCTCAGCTCCCTGTTGTGCGCTTTGGCGAGTGGAATAAGCTTGTAATCGAAGCTGCAGCGTCTTTCAAGGGATCCGAAGGCGACCGATATAAGCGCTTCCCGAGTACTAAAATCCAAAGTACCGTTGACGGGATGGTGCTTGCCGACGATGAACTTCGGTCTCGCGAGGAAGTGGAAATGTAG
- a CDS encoding Fungal Zn(2)-Cys(6) binuclear cluster domain gives MAPKNKESVLNRGAACLECRKRKLKCDAAKPYCGACVKSSRQDRCIYEAIRNKNLADQLEERVNQLERMVERMEREGSTGMTALSPTQMHGSSTGYGVVPNTHNELTSSSSIAPSGIPMPLAGNYGTFMPLDHKSNSRQHYLDALITLPWDDAVEAWSRLPDESHNSLVDIFITYLPKSNIQLHVERFLSNLALPDDNPRSIHPAMLAAVYLLACYHWSDSLMAYEAAFLAQARTLMQDALAKKDRLFTGFIQPGILVTEYLLNRGRFREAYHQIIQTTSFCMNCNLHKLKSSILGPMMSGCPSGLLPPPTDGVELGERILAFWAAFMLDQKCCIMGLPSSFGKADELDTRGRIDTVWPNTITEYEEGHITHADSMTLRFLCTDGPQIMLQESEGGFKIRLQSFALYKFAGDSEMAPDDVGLAISQFIRRLPAPDPNDPVNMPSLAVAHIVSHAAMIRLCARSSATQTMDGRALEASLSCARMIHLLTVSDFDMWSLDIVLCYIWADCAKILARYIKEKEQGGALAEGTRLRPALAAILAGLARAGQVYSVINSEVQMVESLITSLDG, from the exons ATGGCTCCAAAGAATAAGGAGTCAGTACTGAACCGTGGTG CTGCTTGTTTGGAGTGTCGCAAACGCAAGCTCAAGTGCGATGCTGCCAAA CCTTACTGCGGTGCCTGTGTAAAGTCAAGCCGGCAGGATCGGTGTATCTATGAAGCAATAAGGAACAAGAACCTCGCAGATCAGCTTGAAGAGCGCGTCAATCAACTCGAACGCATGGTCGAACGCATGGAGCGTGAAGGATCCACGGGTATGACGGCCTTGTCCCCGACTCAGATGCACGGCTCCAGCACTGGATATGGAGTAGTCCCAAATACCCATAATGAGCTCACTTCTAGCTCGAGTATAGCTCCAAGTGGCATCCCAATGCCCCTGGCTGGCAACTATGGTACGTTTATGCCCCTCGACCACAAGTCCAACTCCCGTCAGCACTACCTGGACGCGCTTATAACGCTGCCTTGGGATGATGCAGTAGAGGCTTGGTCGAGGTTGCCAGATGAATCGCATAACTCCTT GGTCGATATATTCATCACATACCTCCCCAAGTCAAATATTCAACTCCATGTCGAACGATTCTTATCGAACCTAGCCTTGCCTGACGATAATCCAAGGAGCATACATCCG GCAATGCTAGCTGCAGTCTATTTGCTGGCTTGCTACCACTGGTCTGATTCACTAATGGCCTACGAAGCAGCTTTCCTCGCACAAGCCCG TACCCTCATGCAAGATGCGCTTGCCAAGAAGGATCGTCTTTTTACTGGGTTTATTCAGCCTGGTATATTGGTCACAGAGTACTTGCTAAATCGTGGCCGCTTTAGAGAGGCTTATCATCAGATCATCCAAACTACTTCATTCT GCATGAACTGCAATTTACACAAGCTGAAGTCCTCCATCTTGGGCCCTATGATGTCTGGTTGCCCCAGTGGATTACTGCCACCACCAACTGACGGTGTTGAGCTTGGAGAACGCATCCTCGCATTTTGGGCAGCGTTCATGTTAGATCAAAAGTGCTGCATCATGGGCCTACCGAGCTCATTCGGAAAGGCTGATGAACTAGACACACGCGGCCGTATCGACACCGTTTGG CCCAATACTATCACCGAATACGAAGAAGGTCATATCACACATGCTGATTCGATGACCCTTCGTTTCCTGTGCACCGATGGCCCCCAAATCATGTTGCAGGAGAGTGAAGGCGGATTCAAAATCCGCTTGCAGAGCTTTGCTCTGTACAAGTTTGCGGGAGATT CCGAGATGGCTCCCGATGATGTGGGCCTCGCTATTTCTCAATTCATCAGGCGTCTGCCTGCTCCAGATCCTAACGACCCAGTGAACATGCCAAGTTTGGCTGTGGCACATATAGTCTCTCACGCAGCCATGATTCGGCTCTGCGCACGATCATCGGCAACCCAGACTATGGATGGTCGGGCTCTCGAAGCTTCGCTCAGCTGTGCGAGGATGATTCATTTGCTTACCGTATCAGACTTTGATATGTGGAGCTTAGATATCGTGCTTTGC TATATCTGGGCTGACTGTGCAAAGATCTTGGCTCGCTATATCAAGGAGAAGGAACAAGGTGGCGCTCTAGCAGAAGGCACTCGGTTGCGGCCTGCCCTGGCAGCGATTTTAGCGGGTTTGGCTAGGGCCGGACAGGTTTATTCCGTCATTA ACTCCGAGGTTCAAATGGTAGAATCTTTGATTACATCCCTCGATGGTTGA